AGGAGTCTATGGAAATGCACTGTTGTCATATGTACAACACGGATGTTGTCCtctgtgtaatattttttctttcacccATACAACCACAAAGGTATGGGAATTGAATTGTGGAGGTCGGctttaaccctctgaagagtaggtGTTTTATTAAATCAATGTTCTGGAATACCagtgctttcaattaccagtttACCAgaagtgattgttacatcagcatcagaatgttcgaTTAAgtaacattctaatcacatatttgtaatcTTACACTTTGCAGggttaaaatgtttcaaacacAATTCAATAACGAATCAATCACAGAACTGCTGTCATTCCAAACAAGCTCAGAGTTATCATGAAGAAAATGGGGATTTAAATGCTTTGTGAATAattctgtcagtctgtcagtggTGGCTTTGGCAAACACACGCTTGTGATCAAAACTGTGAGCGGTTATGGAGTTGTTCGCGTGAGATCCGGCATGGAGCGCGAGGCAGGGGCCGGAGGTTTCACAAGCGCGCGGTTTGGCAGCTCCTTGCAACCGCCACTGACCTTCCACGTCTCTCGTGCGCTCCGGGATGGAGATAACGCAACACGTGCGCACGCGGCTGTCTGTATATCCAGACAGTTTGACAGGAcgcaagaggaagagaaaaaaacctcCATGACAACTACTGTTTTTCACCGTCCATCACTGTACAACAACGTTATAGCAGGAACACccgttgttttattttaacactgTACATATTTAATTCGTTCTTGTCCCAGGCGGTAGATGGGGAGCCCATGTCTGCGAACCATTGGCTAATTTGACCCGAGATATCGGCAAAGTTGTAAGTATTACGTGCTATTTGTTTTATCTTAATTTTACTTGAGTATGTTGTGGTACAGTCTGGATATACTATGGATAGTAAATGCGTCATATGTATATTGTAAATAAAGTCATGGTACACTGAACCATGTTCATATGAATACAATTTAGCTTGTCTTTAATATTCAGCCGCTGCTAAACTTGTTTAATTTAGCTTGGGTGACACGCATGAATTTAAACGCTCTTTGCGCAATGTTTGTAATAACTGAGTAGACTCCTCGAGCCACAGTTAACGTACGATTAATATTCATAACAAGGGACAAATACAGCATTGGGCTTTGTAATATTGATGCACTGTATTGTTCATTCATCAGATTTCCAGAGCTGAGTTAAATCTCGGTTTGTTTCCTAAAAGTGTAATAATAGAGTGCTGGAAAATCTCACTAGAGTGACAGCATGCCGGTGACGTTGAAAAGCCGCGGTTAGACTGAATAATAAACTGTTTTGGGTCCGTCCTGCTGTTTTGGCCTGTGGTGCTACTGTGTGAACTGCCACGCACTCGATAAATAAAGGCCCCgcgtgattatttatttttaacgtaCTGAATCACCaacaatgaataatattttaaactgttttttttttttaagttcaaattcaatttattcagttcattaaaaattatttttcacaaagagAAAATGCAACGTGCTAGCAGTGCATTAGCCAAAAAGTGGAAACTGTCTGTGaactaaataaatttaatatgcTTTTCAGAAAACTTTTAAGTGCAAGGCCTACTCACATAAgtataatatttattgttttggcttttGCATTCACAGGATGTGTCAAGAGGTAAACATGCTTAAGCTgagttttatatttatgaaacatcattttaagattttaagttTAATTTCTAATATCAGGGCTGTGCCAACCCCAAAATCTATCACTTAATACTGATTATCCACCTGATGTAATGTGGTTGAGTAGGCCGAagttttattcctttatttatttattgagaagGTGTTAATTAAAATGGGGAAAATAGCTCAGATTTATAGGTGGTTGTTAAGTTAGTAAATTAATTCTTGATCTGATTACTTCATATTgtcttttagtctttttttttttttttgtaactttactggtactttttaaatgtttggtcATTTAGGGTTTGTGAGAAGAAggtttgtttccatggcaacaattGTTCAGGAAGTTGTGTCATATGTGTTGCAGGAAcagatacacccccccccccccccccccccccccccccccccccccccccccgaagcagTTCAGCCCACGGAAGACAGGACAGCAATCAGAACAGCAAGGCTGTGGATATGGTAACTCCGGGagcagatatttactgaaagtaCAACGATCAGACCTGACCTACGAATTACTCAGGAGCAACAAACTGAagtaaaatggactgcatataTGAAGCTCAATATCTACTTAAGGGTGACTTATAACTGAGGTTAgcaacttattattattattagtagtagtagtagtagtagtagaagtagtggTAGTATTAACAGTGAAATTATTGGCCAGTATTTTCACTGAtattttccacacaaaaaaatatatatatatgtcatctaataaaatgaaatcttaatggaatggaatgggaataatggaataatggaaaataatgtctAGTTTGCATTGTTTTGCTTGTTATGTGAATGACATTTTAAGATTGacaagattaaataaaaacagtttgaacAAGAGAAATGTATCTCATGAACAGTTTtcttccaatattttttttgttccgaTCTTATTTCGTTGTTAATTTGGGATACGCCATAAGGAAGCGACGAGTGAGAGCCAGATtaagtcgtttttttttgtacagagaTGATATTTTCCTCATAATGCATGTATTTACGTCGCTCTCCAGGTCTTGTCGCCATGGAATTGCTGTGGAAGTTTGTAATCGCGACGCTGTTCGCGGTTTCGATCCAACCTGAAAACTGTGAGTATTACAGTTTGCCTTAAACAAACACATCCAATTACCAGCATTTCGCCAAGATGGTCAACTAGACGGCGGAGTCCATGATTTCTTAGTCGAAGTTTCGCAATGTGAGGCTGGCGTGGGTTTTGAAACTGTGTGACAATTGGCTTGTTGTAAAGAAGGAAGTAGACTGATTACTTTTCTAAAGctctgtgtgttgtttttttttttgttttacctccTTGGCATGCTTGGCACAGTTTTAACAGCTTTCTTCTGATCATCAGTCACCAGTATAAGTCCGCAGTCCTCCAATACAGCGTCGCtgtgatagttttttttaaaatttgaagtACGTGTGTTTACAGTCACTGTACTTGCTGTCCCGTGTTGCTGGCATATTGCGGTATTGCTGTCGTAACGTTCATGTCAGTAAAAACATGTCGCAAAACCTGAGAGACGTCAGCCGCAAGAATTAGGGAATCACAGGGCCTTCCTTCTTACGCTGTGACGGGGGAGCGGCGCTCGTACGGAACACGGAACTCGGCGGAACTCGCACCCTGTGCCGCTCACCGGGCAgggggccagcagggggcgccggtGAGCAGCCAGACGTCACATCGTTCCGGGCCCTTTGAAGCGCTCCCGTTACCCGGGCGATGCCAGTTATGATTtaccctgcggggggggggggggggggtaacggttggcactggcacggtctggGTTCTGTGTCCAACCGTGGTGCCCGTCCACGGGCTGAAACAGCGCCTCACGCTGGACGAGCCGCCCGGAAGCCATTTACATGGACAGCGGCACGCGTTAAAGTTGGACAGAAATACAGCGGGTTCATACTGGAGGACGTTTGTACATAATGGGTGACTGGCGGTATGTTAGGGTGGAGGTATgaccgggggagggggaggacagGAGCACATTCTCACAACAAAGAAAAGTTTAATTGCTTTCTGTTTACGGGAGAAGCTCTCCGTCATGCTGGAAAacttgaggggaaaaaaagggtaGCTCATCTCATTAAACATTCAATGGAGTCATTGTAAATCgaaccattttttttgtctttcgcTGTGTCAGTCCCATTTATGAATGCaaaaaaccccccccaaaaaacctgtTTTGCCTTCTTGTGACCCCACAGTGGCGAGAGGTAGCCCCTGTGCTGAGATACAGGTCCAGCCGCCAGTGGTGGTTTTGGGGTCCCCCTTCAACGCCTCCTGTCTTGTCTCAGAGAGCTGTCCGTTGGTTCAGTGGCGGAACTTCCACATCGAGTGGCACCTGAACACGCAAATCCTCGCCGGGCTGCctccggccaatcagagcagcagGATCTCCGCGGTCACCGTGCCCGGCTTCTCGGACAGCCAGGGTGTGCTGGAGTGCTCTGTGTGCCGAGAGGGGGTGTGCCAGATCGCCACGGGCATGACTATCCGAGGGGGATGtgagtgggggggtgtgggtggggggggaagtaGGTGAGGAGGATGTGGGTGAGGGAGATGTGGATGGGGGGgtgtgagtgagggggtggAGTTGAGGGGGAAGTGGATGGGGAGGatgtgggtgagggggtggggttgagggggAAGTGGATGTTGGGGATGTGGGTGAGGAGGATATGTGAGTGGGGGAAGTGGATGAGGAGGatgtgggtgagggggtggggttgagggggAAGTGGATGTTGGGGATGTGGGTGAGGAGGATATATGAGTTGGGGAAGTGGATGAGGAGGatgtgggtgagggggtggggttgagggggAAGTGGATGTTGGGGATGTGGGTGAGGTGGAAGTGGGTGAGGAGGATGTGGGTGAGGGGATGTGAGTGAGGGGTATGTGGgttgcagtgtagtataatgtgtAAGGAACTGGTATTGTAACCTAacggtcacgggttcgattcctgttgtaccgttgagcaaggaacttaacctgcattgcttcagtatatattcagctgtataaatggatgcaatgtaaatgctatgtcaaagttgtgtaagttgctctgggtaagagcatattctaaatgcctgtaatgtaatgtaatgagatacAGTTCATTTAGAGAGCACACAGGGTCCATTGGGGTCCCTAAACCTggtctatttgtgtgtgcgtatgcatgtccGTGCATGTATAGGTGTGTTTATCcgtgcatttgtgtgattgCCAGAATGTGTACCTTGTGTGGTTGTCTATTTTAGTGTGTTTACTAGTATGTTTCCTGTTTGTATAGATTgtagtgagattttttttttttttgcgtggcTGTTGTTACGACTTGGATGGCCACATtaattcactgtgtgtgtgtgtttgtgtgtgtgtgtgtgtgtgtgtgtgtgtgtagacccACCATCCGCCCCACAGAACCTGACCTGCCTGACTAACCTGACCAGGCCTTACACCCTCACCTGCAAGTGGGACACAGGAGCAGAAACCCACCTCCCAACAAACTACACCCTGCACACAGAGATAAGGTAAACACACTACACCCTGCACCCGGAGAAAAGGTAGTCTGCCACCAGACCACACACAGGACCGCTGGGTAGTTAATCCTTTTACAGTACAGGTCCCAGGACTGCTGGGTAGTTAATCCTTTTACAGTACAGGTCCCAGGACTGCTGGGTAGTTAATCCTTTTACAGTACAGGTCCCAGGACTGCTGGGTAGTTAATCCTTTTACAGTACAGGTCCCAGGACTGCTGGGTAGTTAATCCTTTTACAGTACAGGTCCCAGGACGGCTGGGTAGTTAATCCTTTTACAGTACAGGTCCCAGGACTGCTGGGTAGTTAATCCTTTTACAGTACAGGTCCCAGGACTGCTGGGTAGTTAATCCTTTTACAGTACAGGTCCCAGGACTGCTGGGTAGTTAATCCTTTTACAGTACAGGTCCCAGGACTGCTGGGTAGTTAATCCTTTTACAGTACAGGTCCCAGGACTGCTGGGTAGTTAATCCTTTTACAGTACAGGTCCCAGGACTGCCTTTTTTACGGTCCTGGTGCTGTGAGTGCATgagctccatggtctggtattaGCTCATAACCAGGCCAGTACCATTGACCCTGCAGGTGAACCCTTAATGGCCGTGTGTCCGTGATGTGTGTCACAGACTGGTAGAGAAATTCTTCCCAAGTAAACTCCGCCCTTCACACACGTACTCTCTTCCTGtcccccaagccccgccccttcctctgTTCCGCCATTTTTTTATGAGACTGTAGATTAATTACACGACACCCCTGGACCCGGGGCAGGTTGTGCCCGGCGCGGGTGACCCGTTGGCGAGGGGACCGGATTCCCCTCGGGGTCCTGcatctcctttctctccctggttttttccccagacattcccaaaCACGGAGTAGCGTCCGAGCCTATCCGCTGCCTGTGGGACGGCATTCCTGCATCATTCCGCGCGAAGGCTTCATCCTCTACACTAGAATGAGGATATCTGTGAcggcccagaatgcactgggaaCAGTGTCATCAGAACCTCTGTTCCTGGAGCCCGTGGagtcaggtaaaaaaaaaaaaaaaacttaaaaactgaGCTgttaaagtaaacaaataaaaaaaatgaaaaaacaagaaattacaaaacaaaattatgtatTTAGTGCTTAAGTGGCTAAACATTGTAATGGCAGTGGTGCATAATTGGCCATATAAATTAACTGTGTATTTGTACGTaattatagttgtgcttttttcTTCTGGTAGAGTAAACGTTATTACTTTTTTGACTTATGTGAACTCttttagagtttaattaactgAGTATCTCACTGAGCAACCCCTTAGCAGATTTCGCAGATGCACTCTGCAGTAATTCGCACTGTAGTAGTCGCATTATAATTCCTCAGTCTGAACAGCTTCTTTCTGGATGCTCTTTTCCGACGCCTTGGATACACGCAAAGGGGGAAGAAACCTTTCATTTATTAAAGAAGCGATCCTGGTCTCCTTCCATAATTCCTTTTTTCCCAGCTTTTTTCCGGATCTGAGCAAGCAGTCCTGAAATTCCCACGGGAACGTCATTAGAATGTGATCTCGTCATTAGAATGTGATCTCTCCCGTTCTGTCCTAATTGTATCAGAGATATGCGTATTTAACGTGAATGTTGCGTGAATGCACTTAATTTATGTTCTGTGAATGTCTTTGTACTCTTCACTTTCCAGAATGCAGTTCACCACTAAGCGGTGAATAAAGTCGCAGTTAGAttgcactgtactgtattttaaaggAGACTAAAGTgggggaccagggctggggaccccagcagaccctgcggctctccgggaccagggctggggaccccagcagaccctgtggctctccgggaccagggctggggaccccagcagaccctgtggctctccgggaccagggctggggaccccagcagaccctgtggctctccgggaccagggctggggaccccagcagaccctgcggctctccgggGCCAGGGTTTTAGACCCCTGTGCTAGTCTGTGTGCCAGTGACAGCCGTAGCGGTGGCGAACGGCCCGATCTCATCATcgcgtgttttttttatttcctgtttctgtttcagcGAAGTTGGACCCCCCGGTGCTGGAGGACGTGAGGGCGGAGCCGCACGCGTACGGCTGCCTGAGCCTGCGCTGGCGGCTCTCGGAGCAGCAGGCCTGGGTCAGGACGAACCTGGCGGTCCAGGCGCGCTTCAGAACGGCGGACGGAGAGGCGTGGACCACCGTAACGGTAGGAGCGCGTTTCCCATCGTTTACCGCACAAACTTACGTTTACCGCACAAACTCACGTTTACCGCACAAACTCACGTTTACCGCACAAACTCACGTTTACCACACAAACTCACGcttaccacacaaacacacgtttatcgcacaaacacacgtttACCGCACAAACTCATGTTtaccgcacaaacacacgtttACCGCACAAACTCACGCTtaccgcacaaacacacgcttaCCGCACAAACTCACGTTTAccgcacaaacaaacatttgccacacaaactcacgcttaccgcacaaacacacgtttactgcacaaacacacgtttACTGCACAAACTCACATTtaccgcacaaacacacatttgccGCACAAACTCACGTTtaccgcacaaacacacatttaccgcacaaacacacatttaccgcacaaacacacgtttaccgcacaaacacacgtttACCGATATCTAACAATTTAACAATATTTCCCACAGAACTAAACTGCTTCCCAGCTTCCACCACAGAGATGAAAACTGTCACAACATTTACttctgagtttgttttttttttcaaactcttCACAGACTTGTGCGAGAATTAATATAGAAACgaattaaaaacatacacttCGCACATTAAAaactgatgtttgttttttttttttaatacaatctGGTCAGTTCCTGACCAAAATGGTTACAACATACTAAAGAACTGATATTGCCCCCTGTTTATTGTCTATTTACTACACATTTATTACAACagtttacagcacattttatattaccttacattttagccatttagtCAACACTTATCCGGagaaacataacatttattgaagaatttcaggttaagtaccctgctgAAGAGTAGGACAGCTTTGCCCCacctgggagtcaaacctgcaacctcacaGTTACCCTAACCATTgtgttacacagtaaaatgcctaGGGACCAAGTGTGCTCTGTAGTCTTGATCGACTATGTCTCCAGGGTTCAGATGCCGATTGGTGCTACATTGTGCTGTCTCTTGTCCTGCAGAAGCACATTACCAAGGAAGACCAGCTGGGGGCGCTGCAGCTGAGTGGCCTGCTGCATGGGACGGACTACCGGGTCCAGATGAGGGTGCGGTACGGCCTAGGACCCTGGAGCGAGTGGGGGAACAGCCGAACAGGAAGCATCGGGGAGAAGGGTACGCTGCTACGCCGAGCTCCGCCCATCGGCAATCGCTTACGTTTCAGACGTCttgcatttcagcattttacAGGAAGCCCTTCAGCTGGCACTCTTATCCGGAGTAACTTACATATAAGTGCATTTAGCGCGGCTGAAACACAGCACTAGCGCtataacatttatttcaggCGCAGAGTTAGCTGTAGAAACGAGCCGCAGATCGCCTTCGTTTTTCCCctcgacccccacccccattgtGCCCAATTCCTGCCCCACCCTTGTCACACCCCTTGAGTTGATTCACGAGGGTGCACATGAGCACATGAAGAGGTTCTCATAATTCggccaattttattttattttttcagctccGCATTGGGTTGTGTGTAGTCACGGTCGCCATGGCGACCTGCCGTGACCGTACCGCGGAATGCTCTGCTCCAATCGATGATCGGGACTGCGTGTCATGTGATTCACaaggcccctccccttttctttcAGCTCCGACCGGCAGGCTGAAGGTGTGGCTGAAGGTGCTGCAGGAGTCAGAGGCAAAGCTCTCCGTGCAGCTCCTTTGGAAGGTGGGGCTAATTAATCTACCCTGCTGCCCCATGATAATGTCACATTCTGCCCTGTGTTTattaaagcacattaaaaaaattcaattccATAGATTTTTGGACTTCTGGAGTGATAGCCCTTTATACAAGTTAGCTGCATTTATACATGCATTCATAAAACGTTTCCCCTACATTTTGTGTTATTCTTACACAATGTTGTGAGTTTGGTGGCCACGAGATTAACAAAAAGATGTTTCACACAGAAAAATCAGCACCACAGTTAAACGGCAGCAGCTGAACCGCTGCTGAACTTTTCATTGTTTGCGAAGACGTTTCCATTGCATGGGtgcatttcttgttttttttttttccaaatggtctgtaattgaatacattttatctGTTCGCTAAACTCTTCTCCcgttgtgtgtttttcatccaatcacagccctCGGACCAGTTCCGAGCCAATGGGAGGAACGTGTCTTTCCACGTGTTCCTGCAGAGCTCCACCCCCAGCCGAGGATGGCTGAAGACCGTGTGCAGGACTCAGCAGCGCCACTGTGTGGCCATCCTCCCTAAATACACCCGGATCGTGTACATCTCTGCCTGCAACTCTGCAGGAGAGTCCAGCCCCACTGCAGTGCGTGTTTACAAGCACTGGGGTATGACCCACATCACTTCACCTGcttagcactgtgtgtgtgtgtgtgtgtgtgtttgtgtgtgtgcacatgtatgggtgtgtgtgtgtgcacgtgtgtgagtgtgtgtgtgggtgcttgtgtgtgtgtgcacatgtatgggtgtgtgtgtgtgtgtgcacgtgtgtatgtgtgtgtgtttgtgtgcacgctTGT
This window of the Anguilla anguilla isolate fAngAng1 chromosome 1, fAngAng1.pri, whole genome shotgun sequence genome carries:
- the csf3r gene encoding granulocyte colony-stimulating factor receptor; amino-acid sequence: MELLWKFVIATLFAVSIQPENLARGSPCAEIQVQPPVVVLGSPFNASCLVSESCPLVQWRNFHIEWHLNTQILAGLPPANQSSRISAVTVPGFSDSQGVLECSVCREGVCQIATGMTIRGGYPPSAPQNLTCLTNLTRPYTLTCKWDTGAETHLPTNYTLHTEIRHSQTRSSVRAYPLPVGRHSCIIPREGFILYTRMRISVTAQNALGTVSSEPLFLEPVESAKLDPPVLEDVRAEPHAYGCLSLRWRLSEQQAWVRTNLAVQARFRTADGEAWTTVTKHITKEDQLGALQLSGLLHGTDYRVQMRVRYGLGPWSEWGNSRTGSIGEKAPTGRLKVWLKVLQESEAKLSVQLLWKPSDQFRANGRNVSFHVFLQSSTPSRGWLKTVCRTQQRHCVAILPKYTRIVYISACNSAGESSPTAVRVYKHWGMQPVSDVTVSSAGNTSLQVAWTRPVSPVAVGYVVEWGPQLQTDPSFLSFLLLGPNETVALISAGVEPYRPYSFSVYPRYHNGTGLPRTAHGYSLQKAPSAAPSMRVGEIYHSRAKLTWDDIPLDQRNGIIQNYVIYYWDEAGRPGVVRFKPTERSVILTNLKPVSLYKAFISASTEGGTVNGTIVTLKTGPPDAWSDVFIVVLTCVVLMVCFIVACFTCFSKHDSLKTHFWPMIPDPANSSIKTWTEGDTLPDYPVFQNMKDIQDPVPVHLSWFSLLDVPEGQLEKGESVGPTMDDLWLQGGDPSDLGESLKDVSGGAEPAKEVVPYATVVFANPYLSQADPPTTVYLRSDSTQPLLGEESPSPRSYQNFHFQEGGGARESMQSQGGSSVFWEEFPLLSVLNMQEVQNAG